The DNA region TGAGAATATCTGACTCCCAGCCCTGGATTTATGACTGCATTTCACAGTGCCTTTCAGGTTTTCATTCTTAAGGAATCTTTACATAAAAAGATGGTGGAATGAAGAAAATTGTCTAGATTTGTATGTCAGAGTGACAAGATAATTTACTCCAGACTTATACTGACATTCAATGGGAAGGGGGAATGTTTCATGTTAGACACTTTGACAGTTCAGCCTTGTGCAGCCAGGACCCACGAGCAGAGTAACACTCAGTCCAATGTGCCAATATATGTATTCCTATAGTATGCACAGGCACACATCTATTGTTGAAAATCATGTAACCTtaactttttgcttttctgtgtctgctAGTGCTCTGTTTTATTACATGCAGGTTTGCTGACCAAAGGGTGTGAGATGTGAGGTTTGGGGAGAGGTATTCTTTTTCTAACTACTTCCATTCATTTTATGAAAGATATTCCTTCCTGTTCTTCAGAAATTCCTCTTCACTGATCTATTCAGGACATTAGTAGAGACACTTGTCTGACAGCATTGTGTTGCCAGTGGCTCAAGTGAATAGCTGAAGACAGCAGGCGGGGTTTTGATGATGCTGACCCCTTGGACAGCTACAAGCTGATGGAGAGAAGTGACCTGTGTAGACAGGGGATGACAACAGGACTTCCAGCACCGTGCTTTCCTTTTGCAGCCCTTCTGGTGGCTGATACAAAATAAGCTGTAGTCCCAGAAGTAGTGAGATAATGTGAGTGACATCCTAAGACTTGGAGCTCGCAATtatctcattttctgtcttatttATTGTGACATTTTGTCTTTTCACCTCTCTGTTTAGAATATTCGCATACGCTCTGTGACAGGGGTTGGGTTCTACATGCCATCAGGGAAGATCAGAGGCACACTGGCATCCCGATTCCTGATGGTGGATGGTGAAAAGGTGGCCACTGGATCATACAGGTGGGTAACTCTTGCCTAAGGCATTAAGGCATTTGTTTAAAGAATGGTCAAGACTTGGCTTGAGAATCTTCTTCGTGTGTCATCTCCCTTCTGTCCCACCTTCTGTAATCTGTGTGGCATCTGTAGAAACTGGAGTGGGACAACAGGGAAGGTGACATAGAGCCCTTCTCAGAGAATGGAACATACCCATGCTGGCAGATCATTTCAGAGGACTAGAGACAGTTCCGCACTGCATCAGGAAGGGGTCTGCAAGGACTTCCCACCAGTGCCTGTACTCAGTTCTCTTCAGTGAGGTTTTCGGTCTGGAGACTCTTCCTGTTGatgcagtgctgctttttcaAAAGGGTAAACTGTCCTTCAGAGTTTCAGggcttttttctcccaaatctGGTCTACATGTCTAAAGAAGAACAATAATGTTGTGTCATGTATCTATTGGGGCCAATCTGGGACAAGGATATAAGGGTAAAGGGCACAATGCTACATATTCCCCTGTAGTATTTGAGGTTTTCTTATGTGGGCTGGGTCAACTATGCATCCCAAAACCTAATGTTGGTTCTGTTTTCTCTTAGCTTCACATGGACTTCATCCCACATTGACAGAAACATCCTGCTAGTCTTGACAGGACAGCACGTGGAGATGTTTGACATTGAGTTTCGTGAGCTCTATGCCATCTCAGAGGAAGTTAATTTATACAAGGAACTGGGTATTGATAACCCATTCCTCCCTGGAATTGGGAAGCCAGGCTTTCATTCCTCCACCGTGTCTCGGAAGTTCATTAACCCTAAGTATGGTTTAGTAGCAGGGGCAACCCGTGGTGATATGATGCTCTGGGCTTCATGGCACAGGCAAGACAATCAGGGAAacatggaaaaggaggaaacaaaTGAGTCAAAGAAACGGTTAAATCAGTTCCTGAATGACTTAGTCACATTGGAGCAAGTGTTCCCAGAAATAGATCCACCTCTGGAGAACTTGAACAAGCTGAATCGGAGCCCTCAGAAACTGTTGTCCCGGCTCCACATGgacctgaaaaataaatccaaatccAGAGAGTCTATTCGTGATGTAAAGAAAGAAGATGCACAGACCAGCGTAAAGCAAGGAAAACGGTTTGCCAGCGGGCTTTTCAGTCGCAAGGCCAAGCGGTCGCCAGGCTCAAGCATTGAGGCCAATTCTTTTGCGAGTGAAGGACATTCAGGAGAAGACCTTGGGAACATGAAACTGGAATATGAGAGGCTCAGCATTGGCCACGCTAGTGTTCGGAGCACTGGAGGCAACTCAGGTAAAGCTTTTACCAGCATACTCTGCTTTCTGTGTCCCTTGTTCTGAGCTTGGCTGATGGATGCAAGCATACCCACTATACACACCTGTGATTAGACCCTCTTATTTCCCCTGAATCAAAAGGAGTGAGATCAGGAGGTAGAAgttgtattaaaaaatacaggcaATATAAGTTGAAAGCAAATTAATGGCAGTCTTACTGTAAAGTTGGTACTTCTCGTGTGGATGTTTCTCATACTTTTGGGCAAcaaagggagaggaaggcaaACACTGCCTTGTGTAAAACAGTGCTCAGTTCATGAACTGCATTTCCCTAataaacagcagcactgtgttCTCTATTGTAGTGGCCAGCAGGCCACAGACAGATAAGCAGTGTAATCCCTCCTTTCCTGCTTAGAGTTTAGGCAGGTGTATTTACTGTAGCAAATTCCTGGTGGAGAAGAGAGGAACATGTCTTTTTGTTGAGGTGAGGGGGCAAGGAATGGAGGAAAGGGTACAAGTCTTTTTAATTTGCTCCTTTACTACCTTCTGAAATGGGAGAGAAGGTCATGAAAATATAAGCTACAAAGAAGTAGATCACTAGATCtcaacttttctttctttgctaaTGCATGATTGATGTTTTCACTAAGTCGTTCCAAGGCTTCAATCAGTTGAAGACACAAATGATAAAGGTTTTGGGTTTACAGCTAACTCCCAAACACTTTACATGTTTTGTGAGATTGGAGTAAATCTTTGGACTGTTCAGGCTGGTTGTCTTCCTTTCAGTGAGCTGTGTTGGGTGTCAATACATCCTGCACTATGAGGAAAATAAACTAATTGCAAGGAGAAAATTTCTTTCCTACTTGTCTGGCCAGAGACCATTCTGCACTCTGATGAATGCAAAATGCAGATGTAGAGAGACCAAATTCTTTTGCAGCTACCATGATATGAAATGGAAAGACATTTTCTTGAGaccaagaagaaaagcagggtATTGGGACAATCAACAACCGTGATTAATTAGGcttctggaaatatttctggCTAAATATTTCTGGCTAATGAACTCAAAAATGCCAAGCGAACACAAGAGAGAGGAACTGTAAGAAGACATTGCTAATTTATTTAAGACTGTAGGAGATCCGTTTTAGAATCTGCATTTGGTGTTTGGGGAGGCAGAAGTGAACCTTGGTCTAAAGAGGTCCTCCCTCCAAGTAAGTGGTGAGCACAGACATTATGTGCTGGTGGCCCCCATTCCTTAAagccaggaaaagcaaaatcagtgAGGACCTGTGGGGAGATGTACGGGCATTTCCACTTGCAGGAATGGACCCGAGTGCTTGCACTACCCTCTAGTGACAGAAGGAAAGGATTGTGTCATGTCTGATTCATCAGTGCTTTGCCATATCAGATTTAAAATGTCACCCATTTTAAAGCAGCCAGCCTGGCATTCCCACAGTGTCCTGATGAAATCAGGCCCAGCTTAAGGCACGATGTCTTTGGTTGGACAGTGGGGTGTTGCACCCTGCTGGGGCATTGCACTGTCTGGGCAGCAGGGATGTATGTCCGTGTTTCTCCTAACACAGTGGATCTGTGCCAGAGAGTCTGATGCTTGGTCTAGACCATTTCCACAAAGACATTACCATGCTATTATGTTCAGGGTTTATTTATTGCCGCTGTTAATTCCAGCAGACTGCCAACTCTTTCAATAAGGGGGAAGGAAGAATTGAGAACAGGTCCAGGGAAGGCGCTGAGGTCGAGCACACCAGTCTTCCCCTTGTGCTTTTTCTGACCTGATGAATCTTTCCAGTGAATCCTTGCTAGTATTTTTGGTTTATGCAAATTGAGAATGCCTGTTCATGGTGACAGTGGGAGACTCCACAGCTCTTGAAGTATGGTGTAAGTAGACTTTGACCATTCGGTGTCATCAAACGGTGGAGGGAGATCATGGATTGTGTGTTGCTTTTGAATTAAATCACTGCTCTTGGAAGAAAACTTCTCTAGTCTAGTAGTCCCAAAGTGGCATGTGAACAGAGATGGTAGAGGGCAGATGGAAACtcatgaggaaaagaaaaggatttaataaaaaattcttaaaCACAGCCATGGAATAGAGTTCTAGTCTCAGTATAAAGATAGAAGGCACTTTGTTCTTGGGTAACTTTAGGGCTTACTTAGTTTTAAAAGTTTAGGTTGTCTTTGAGCAAAGCTAGTAAAAACTGATGCTGTGATACTCTGAGTGACAGAAggaaatgaagtgaaatgaagGAGAAGGTACTTGGTATGCAAGCAGGTTAGGATGCAATTATTCAGAACTTCACAGTTTGAAATAGCTGCCCTCACCTTTTCTAAAGATTAAACAGCACACTTAGGCCCCATGGGCCTGTCTGCACACACATCCTCCAAAGTCACTGCTAATTCTCTAGCACCACAGAGATACATCCCACCTTGCAAATGCGTGGGGACACCAGATCCACAACTGAGTAGCTCATAGAGTAGTGGAAAGACATTGTTCAAGCCGGCTAAAAGTCAGATTCTGTCTCGTAGGAGCAAATGGTGATGAAGAGAATCTGAACTGGGAAGGGAAATGATGAAAGTGTGTTCGGTGATGGAGTCTAGAAATCTGACGTGGTATTTACAGGCTAGAAAAGGATACCTATGAGTCAGAATTGGGAGTCTGGAAAATACAAGGGCTGCAGATAGTAAGTATGTCCCAAACTAAGTATCTGAATTAACATCCTCAGGTGTTGTCCTAGCACACGGCATGGAAGATGTGCACTgttgtcctagggtgactttatgatgcttgtttccccagtcatctgttctgtttgtgtttctgtatattgagttctgtgcctttaagacTAGTTCTGAGAGCGAAGCAGGGTAGGATGAAGAGACTATAAACTAAACATACTTGGCACAAACTTCAGTACCTGTATAGATTTCTTATAAATCATAATTATTGAGCTTAGGAAAATAGCTATCCTAGTTCATGCACCTCTAGTGTAAAAGCTATGTGTTAGGGACAACATTGAAGCTATTTCTGGGTAAGAAAACAAACTTAGAGACTAGgaaggtattaaaacctcaaaaatgcctagggaacagaaacacagaaaggacTTAATTCCAAGAGACATTAGGAATTCAAGGAGCAACATGGCTACTGACTACTTTATTCTCACCACAAAGTACAACCAAAATGCAATCAgtacaagttttttttttactctttttagCCCCGCAGTTGGGcgcaaatttaaaaaaaaaaaaaaaaaaaaaaaaaagtattgtcttggtttagggaaattttgggaggaaaccttTGAATAGGGTCTTTCTGGGAAGCAAATTTAAACAGCTTCCCCTTAGTTTCTTGTGTTTCTCTTCTATCTTAGCCTCACTGTCTGGTTTAGCAGCTGATTTATCTTCCTGCTCCCTTGCCTCTATTTGCTGTCCTACCCTGCATCCTAGTTCCAGCAGCATGTTTTAGAAATTTATTAGACCCAGTTTGttagaagaagaagagagaatgaagcctttcagcctttcctttccttcttctcttttgaGTCGGTTACATCACTTTTGAAGGATATTCAGCATCCCCTGAAAGTTAAAAATACCATCTTCCTGGTATTTCAGCTAGTGAGCTTTCTCTATATGGTTTGTAGCTTCTCTAGAACAAAGGCTGAAATCTCCAAAAGAGCGGATGAGACCCCTGACCCAGAAGTAGACCCAGAAGTAAGCCCAGGTATAGAAAATCCTGAATAGTGTAGAGAATTGGAAGATATAGGCCAAACCCTGGAAGAATTTTCTGACCCTATAGCCGAAAACTTTCCACAAGAACAAGTTCAGAACCCAGCTGAAGTGAAGAAATACTTGAAAGAGAAGTGACAGGATGattccaaggaaaaaagaatcattGCAAtaagctgggccctggcatatgcTTATTGCACGCTGCTAGATACTGTAGGGCAGCAGATAgaggcagggggacagggagatAAATCAGCAGCCAAACCAGACAGTGAGCCTAAAACACTACCAGTCGCCCCTGTAAAGAAGTGCACACACGAAACCAACTGAGCAGTGGACAATAGTCCAAGTGAAGGACCCTCAGTGCCTCCGAACACCCAATCAGAAGCCGAACAAACTGGCAAAATATCAGCAGCTCAACCAAttggcacaagatcaggagcCACTGTTGAgtccttttccctgaaggaccttcgTGGCCCAAGAAAGGATTGCGCTCGATGACCTGATGAATCTATGATTAGTTGGTTAGTCTgtctttgggatgctgcaggtgaggctgcagtgctggatggCACTGGAGTGAG from Sylvia atricapilla isolate bSylAtr1 chromosome 5, bSylAtr1.pri, whole genome shotgun sequence includes:
- the FAM83F gene encoding protein FAM83F — protein: MAESQVLLLDELHVNEKVTEAQARFYYSEEQRRALEALVTRGEAAYREALRKERLRDFLSGRELQELRGGWRGYDDPREGGKVARGPGGETLSLAYWPECSDTEVPPLDLGWTDRTFYRGISRVSLFTHPRKEESAPHLKEVVREMIQQAQKIIAVVMDVFTDRDIFRDIVDAAYKRWIPVYIILDEEGVKLFLEMCRCLDLSDLQIRNIRIRSVTGVGFYMPSGKIRGTLASRFLMVDGEKVATGSYSFTWTSSHIDRNILLVLTGQHVEMFDIEFRELYAISEEVNLYKELGIDNPFLPGIGKPGFHSSTVSRKFINPKYGLVAGATRGDMMLWASWHRQDNQGNMEKEETNESKKRLNQFLNDLVTLEQVFPEIDPPLENLNKLNRSPQKLLSRLHMDLKNKSKSRESIRDVKKEDAQTSVKQGKRFASGLFSRKAKRSPGSSIEANSFASEGHSGEDLGNMKLEYERLSIGHASVRSTGGNSGNLNPNSTMNDKNKQSTCVLS